The genomic DNA GACGGTGGAGTCGCAGATGACGGTCAGGCCGCGCCTGTGGGCCTCGGCGCAGATCGCGGGAACATCGAGCACATACCCGTGCGGGTTGCAGGGAGACTCGATGTAGACATAGATCTGCTTGCCCGCGGCGAGCCGTGCCTTCTCCTTCACCATCACCGCGTCGAGCGCCTTGACGAAGGCCTCGGCGGAGTAGCCATCGAAGAAGTTGACCGAGACATCCAGGTTGCTGACCTTGCCGTACCAGTCGTGCATGAGCTGGTAGGTGCCGCCGTAGACGTTGCGGCTGGTGAGCAGGATGTCCTGGTATCCGACGAGGTGGGAGAGGACGGCATCGACGGCGGCCATGCCTGAGTTGAAGTTCCATGCGAAGTACTCGTGCGCCAGCGGGCCGGCCTCGACATCGACGATGTGGTTCGCGAGCGAGACGCTGGTGGGGTTGAGCAGGCGAGAGTAGACCTCGAGCATCAGCTCCTTGCCCTGAAAGGCGTCGTCCACCCATTCAGCGCAGGCGTACACGTAGGTGGCGGTACGCGTGATCACCGGCTTGGCGGAGAAGAGCGCGGTGACGTTGTCGAAGATCGGGTAGGGGCCCTTGCGGCTGCGTTGGCCGGCCTGATCCACGATGCTCTGGTAAGTCCGGCGCATCGGGTGCTGCAGGGTGTCGAGGATCTTGGCGATCTGGAAGCAGAGGAACTTCTGTGCCGCGAAACGCTCGATGCGATCCTGGCGGCTGAGCGTGGAGAGCTCGCGGACGGTGTCCTTCCACATGGCGTGAAGGTCGGCGTGTCCGGCGTAGAGATGGCCGGCGAAGCGGGCGAGGTGCTGGCCGTAGTCAGAGCCCGGGTCGATGCCGAAGTGGGCGAGCTGCTCCGCGACCAGACCGTCGATCGTAGAGGCCTCGGTTGACTTCCGGCGTGGGCTGATCTCGCGGGCGGAGTCGAACTCCTTGGAGACGGACTTGAGGGAAGCGGTATGGGGGGCGTGGGGGGAGTGGCTGCTCTGAGTGCTCATGGTCGGATGATAGCGGAAATGACCTGCTCGACTTCTATGGTCTTCATCCCTTTGTCCCATCTTGTCTCCCATACCCTCCTCCGTGATCTCCGACGTTCGATTCACGTTTCTGGGCACGGGCACGAGCGCGGGGGTTCCAGCGATCGGGTGCGACTGCGCGGTGTGCACGAGCGCGGACCCCCGGGATCGGCGGCTGCGGACGAGTTCGCTGATCGAGTTCACGGATGGGAAAGGGATGCCCCGCGCTGTGTTGATCGATGCGGGGCCGGACCTCCGCGAGCAGGCCCTCCGCCATGGGATGAAGCGGCTGGATGCGATCCTCTTCACCCACAATCACGTCGATCACACGTGGGGGCTGGATGAGGTTCGCCGGTTCAATGCGATCCAGGACGGGCCGATCGAGGTCTACGCCGACTCCCACACGGATGCCCACCTGAGGCGTGTGTACACGCACATCTTCGATCGGGATCGGAACGTCAACGACTCGTTCGTGGCGACGCTGATCGGGCATCGGGTGGAGCCCGGGCGGGCGTTCACGGTGCACGGGATGCGGGTGACGCCGGTGCCTCTGATGCACGGGAAGTTGCAGGTGCTGGGGTATCGGCTGGAGGCGGAGGGCGGAGATGTGATTGGGGTCGGGAGTGGGCCGTTGCCGCTCGCGTATTGCACGGATGTCTCCGCGATCCCGCCCGAGTCCTGGGGGATGTTGAAGGGTTTGGAGACACTGGTGCTGGATGCGCTGCGCGACCGGCGGCATCCGACGCATCTGACGCTGGATCAGGCGCTCTCGATCGCCGAGCGGGTGGATGCACGCCGGACGTACTTCGTCCACATGTCGCATGATCTTGGTCACGCCGAGACGATGGCGCGCCTGGAGGAGTCGGGGCACGCAGCGCGAGCCGCGCTCGCGCACGATGGGCTGACATTGAGGGCGTAAAGCTGAGAGGTCAGCGGAGGGCGATGTCGCGGACGCCGGCTCGTTCGAGCGCATCGATGGTGTCAACCACGGACTGGTAGGGGACGGTGGGTGCCGCGTCGATGATGATGGGGATGGATGCGGCCCGGAGCATGGGCGTGCGGGCCTGGATGTGAGCAATCAGGGATTCGATCGGCGCGTCCGTGAGTCCGAGCCCGGTGGCGAGTGTAGCCCGAGCGTCCGTGCGCAACCGGATCGCGAGCGAGGCCGGCGCAATGAGTGGCGCGGCGGCGGCGGGCGCATCATCCGTAGCGATACGGGCTCGGAGCACGAGTTCGGGGCCGACAAGAGCGGTCGAAGCCATGAAGAAAATCAGTATGACCATCACGACATCGACCATCGGCGTCATGTCGGGGAGTGAGTCGGGCGCGGTGCTCGCAGATCGCGAGGGGCGGCCGCCGTAGCGGGAGCCGGATGATGTCGCACGGATTGGTCTCACTGCGCGCCCTCCGTCGAAAGGCGAACGCGCGAGACACTCTCGGCGCGGCAGGATTCGATGATGGGTGCAATGCTCGCGTAGGTGAGGGAGCGATCCGCGCGGATCTGCACAATGAGGTCGGGCGTGGTCGCGAGGGCTTCGCGAAGGCGGGTCCGAAGGCCTTCGGTGGTGAGCGACTCGCCGAAGACGACGACCGAGCCATCCGCAGGGATATTGACGATGAGGATGCCGGGTTCGGGGGCGGGAGGAGACGCGACGGCGGGAGGGAGGTCGAGGTGGCTGATCTGGTCGGAGGCGAGCTTCCCGACGATGAGGAAGAAGATGATCATCACCATCACGACATCGATGAGCGGCGTCACGTTGATGTGACGCTCCTCCGCGCGAATCGTGCTGGTTGCGAGGGGTTTCAAGAGAGTCTCGGTGGCGGCGTTGGACGGGGACTCGTCAGGGTTTCGGGCCGGATGCGAGGCGATCGACGGCTTCGGCGCAGACGACGACGGCGCGCCCGACGGCGCGCTCGATGCGGGCGCGGAAGAACGCCGCGAACGCGAGCGCGGGAATAGCGAGCATCAGGCCCAGCAGCGTGTGCATCAGGGCCTTGGAGATGCCGAGCGAGAGTTCGGTGGGCGAGGCGCGTCCACCGGCGGCAGAGAGTGACGCGAACGCAAGGATCATGCCCCAGACGGTTCCGGCCAGCCCGACCAGCGGCGCGAGGTTGCCGATGATCGCGAGCGGCTCGACGCGGCGCGACCAGTGGGCGTGGGCCTCGGACGCGCCGAGGTTGGCGGCTTCGTGCATGGCGTCGCGACCCGCCTGTTTCGCGCCGAGCGCGGGGCGCAGGGTGTCGCCGATGAAGGACTTGTCGTCGGCGATGGCGTGCTCGAGTTCGGCGAGGCGACCTGTGCGGCAAAGATCGGCGATGCGGTCCAGTGATTTCTTCGGTGCGATGACCGCGGCGCGGACATCGAAGAGATTGCGGACGATGATGGCGACCGCCGCGACCGAGCCGAGGATGAGTACGATGCTGAAGAGATCAAAGGACTGGACGAAAAGGGGCCAGAGGCCCATGACGATGGAGCCGGAATCCGCGGCGGGGGACTGGGCGAGTGTGAGCGCGGGCGAGAGACCGGGTGCGATTGATGATGCGTCCATGCGCGGGTCATGGTACGGGGAATGGGGGCGAGCCGCACGGGCAAGGGTGGCGGCACGGGTGAAAGAGGGGCGGGCCGTGTCCGAACACTGGCTTTCGATGTGGTGTATGGTGCGTATCGCGGTGGTGGCGATAATCTGCCTCTTTGGCTCTGCGGGCGCGTGCGCGCAGGAGGGTGCGGGGCTTGTGGCGATGGAGGACGAGGCGGGACTTCCGGGTATTCCCTATCTGAAGCTCGCACGGCCTGAGCTGGGTGCCCTGTCGGACGACACGCGCGCGCTCGCGGCGGAGCTACGCCGCGATGTTGAGATCCTGGCGACGCACATCGGCCCTCGCGGGACGTTCGCGCCGGAGCGGTACGCGCTCGCGGCGGACTTTCTCATGGCATCGCTGACGAAGGCGGGGTATGAGCCGAAAAAGATCGAGGTCGAGTGCCACCTAGGGCCGTCCTTCAACATCGAGGCGATTTTGCCGGGTACGGAGCATCCGGAGCGGGTGATCGTGATCGGGGCGCACTACGACAGCGTGGAGGGGTGCCCGGCGGCGAACGACAACGCGAGCGGCGTGGCGGGCGTCTTGGCGATGGCCCGCGCGCTGCGCGCGACGCCTCACGCGTACACGATCCGGTTCATGCTGTATGCCAATGAGGAGCCGCCACACTTCAACTTCAACGGGATGGGGAGCCAGATCGACGCCGCGTCGTGCATGAAGGCGGGGATGAACATCCGGGCCATGTTCTGCCTGGAGACGATCGGGTGTTACAGCGCGGAGAAGAAGTCGCAGACGTGGCCGAACGATGTGCTGGCGGCGGTGCTGCCCTCGACGGGTGATTTCATCGCGTTTGTGGGGATGGAGAAGAGCAAGCCGGCGGTGAGGGCGTGCGCGGAGGCGTTTGAGCGGACGGGTGCGTTTCCGCTCTTGGCGGCGTCGGTGCCGCCGGCGATCCAGATGGCGATGTGGTCGGACCATCGCGGGTACGACGAGCATGGGTATGCGGCGTTCATGGTGACGGACACCGCGCCGCTGCGGTATCAGCACTATCACAAGGCGACCGACACGCCGGACAAGTTGGATTATGAGTCGATGGCGCGGGTGGTGGAGGGGCTGATCGGGATGATGCGGGATGGGGCACTGAGGCCGTGATAGATTGTCATTCGCGGTGCTGGCGGGGAGAAGGCGGAGGCGGTGAGGGTGCGTTAGGTATAGGGAGTGTGCCAGTCTGAAGTGCCGCGGGCAGCACTGTGCGAGCGATGAGACAGTCCCGGCGGTGTTGACGCGATCTCGTCGGTGGCACCTCGACACTGAGCGTATCGAAGTCGCCCCTGGCGGCTCGTAGGAGGCGGGCCGGGCTCGTCACGGGCGGGTTACCTACGCTTTCCGTTCGATTTCACGGCGGCACACATTCCAGCACTGGCGGGTCCGCGTATGGGCCCGCAACCACGAGGACTCTCATGCGCATCACGTTCGCAATTATTCCCGCCCTTGCTCTCTTTCTCGGGGCTCCGGCATTCGCTCAGGAGGCCCAGCCGGAGATGTCGGAGGAGCAGCTTCGCCAGTTGATCGAGGCCGCGATGGCCCAGCAGCGTCCGCAGCCGATCCCGGTGCCGGAGGGCGAGGTTGTGAATCGTCAGGAGCTTGAGGGCGGGTTGATCGTCGAGGACATCAAGATCGGCGAGGGCTTTGAGATCAAGCCGGGCGGGGTTGTGGTGGCGCACTACCACGGCACGCTGAAGGACGGCGGGAGCGTTTTCGATTCGTCGTTCGAGCGGGGGGAGCCGGTCGCGTTCCCGTTGAACGGCGTGATCCAGGGGTGGGGGAAGGGTGTTCCGGGGATGAAGGTCGGCGGCGTGCGTCGGCTGACGATTCCGTCCGCGTTGGCGTACGGGGCGCAGGGCGCGGGCTCTGATATCCCGCCGAACGCGGACCTGGTCTTCGTGATCCAGATGGTCGACGCGCTGCAGGTTGAGGATGTGGAGATCGGTGAGGGAGGGGCCGCGACGTTCGATTGCGTGCCGGTGACGACGCACGTCGTGAAGGACGCTTCGGGCGCGGTGGTCTCTCAGGCGACGATGGAGAACCCGTACATCTGGATTCCGGGCGAGTTCAACGCGTTGCAGTTCGGCGTCGATGGGATGCGCGTGGGCGGGACGCGGATCCTGAAGGTGCCGTCGCAGATGGCGTTCATTCCGGCGCAGTTCGGATCGACTATCCCCCAGAATGTGCCGCTGACGATCGAGCTGAAGCTTGTGGCCGTGCGGAACCTGGGCATGCCCGAGCAGTGATGCGCGGTGGTCGGGAGCCGGTGTTGAGTCAATCCTGCGGGCGTCGGCGTTGAATGACGGCGACGCCCGTTTCGCGTCGGTCGAGAGGAGCAGCCATGCGTCGAGTCGGGACGGGCTTTGTGGGAGTGGTTCTCGCGGCGATGCTCGCGGGGCTCTTCACGGTGTGTGCGTCGGCGCAGGTGCCGTTCAGGGTAAGGATCGATCCCGGGATCAACGGCGCGCCGTACACGGGGCGTCTGTACGTGGCGATCGCGCCGGCGGCGGTTGTAGAGCCGCGGCTTGAAGCGGGAAACTGGTTTGAGCCGCCTCGGATTCTCGCGGTTGATGTTGAAGGGCTCGCGCCGGGAGCGTGGGTGTCGATCGATGGGAGCCAGATCAACTTTCCGGGTGGGGAGATCGGCGCGGGCGCGTATGCCGCACAAGCATTCGGGCGGCTGAATCAGGATTCGCCGGATCCGGGGCGCGGCGTTGGAGATCCGTACTCCGCTGCGGTGCGATTCAAGGTGGAGGAGGACTCGGATCCGGTTGAAGCGATCGAGCTGGTGCTGGATCGTGTGGTTGAGCCAGAGCCGTTTGAGGAGACGGATCGGATTCGGTTGATCGAGATGGTCTCGCCGTCGCTGAGCGCGTTCCATGGGCGTGAGGTGGTGACGCGCGCGGGGGTGCGATTGCCTCGGGAGTGGGTGCCCGATGGGAGCCGCACATATCCGACGGTGTACTGGATCACCGGGTTCGGCGGCGATCACACGAGCATCATTGGTTTGGATCGGATGCTCTCGCGCGTGCCCGGAGCGGATGAGTGTCTGATCGTGGTGCCGGATGCGAGTTGCTACTGGGGTCACAGCGTGTTCGCGGATTCGGCGACCAACGGGCCTCGCGGACGGGCATTGGTGGAGGAACTGATCCCTGAGGTTGAGGCGCGGTTTCGTGGTGCGGGCGAGAGGGATCGGCGCGCGGTGACGGGCGGCTCTTCCGGCGGGTGGGCGGCGTTGTGGCTTCAGGTGATGTATCCGGAGTCGTTCGGGTCGTGCTGGTCGCACTGTCCGGACCCGGTTGATTTCAGGGACTTTCAGCGGATCAACCTGTACGAGCCGGGCGCGAACATGTACAGGGATCATGAGGGGAACTCGAGGCCGCTGGCGAGAAGGAATGGCGAGGTGATTCTGGAGTACGAGCCGTTTGTGAGGATGGAGGATGCGCTCGGTCCGGGCGGGCAGATCGCGTCGTTTGAGGCGGTCTTCTCGCCACGGGGAGCGGATGGTGGCCCTCGGCGTCTGTTCGACAGGGAGACGGGGGAGGTTGATCACGAGGTTGCGCGCACATGGGAGCCGTATGACATCCGGCTCTCTCTCGAGCGGAACTGGGAGCGCGTCGGCGCGGGGCTCGCGGGCAGATTGCGGGTGTACGCGGGGTCGGTCGACACGTTCTATCTTGAGGGCGCGGTGGCGTTGCTTGCCGAGTCGCTGAGCGCGCTGGGGAGCGATGCCGAGGTGAAGATCGTCGAAGGGATGGGGCACACGGTCTATCCGGACGGTGTGCGCCGGATGTTCGTGCATCTCGTCGAACAGGAACGCGAGCAGGTCCCCGCTGGCGAGGCATCGCCGGGGGCGGAGTGATCGCGGAGGAAGGGCGTTCATGGCGGACGTGGTCGTACTTGGCGCGGGCGTGATCGGGCTGACAACGGCCCTCACGCTCGAGGAGCGGGGGCATCGGGTGCGAGTGATCGCGGCCTCGACCGGCGCGTCGGTGACATCGTCGGTAGCGGGCGCGATCTGGTTCCCGTTCTGGGCCGAGCCGCGGGAACGGGTGAGTCGATGGGCTTCGGTCACGCGACGCTGGCTGACCGATCTCTCGCGGAACGATGCGAGCGCGGGCGTTGACGTGCTGCGGATGCTCGAGCTTGATGACAATGACCAGACGCCGTGGTGGGGGACTGAGATCGAGGATCTGGAGTTGGTGGAGGCAGCGCGCGCGGGGGAGGCAGCGCGGCACTGGAATGGTGCGCCGTTTGCGTGGCGGTTCACGGCGCCGCGCGTCGATCCGCGGTTTCATATGAAGTGGCTGACATCGAGGATGGAGAGACCGGTTGAGGTGGGGAGGGTTGAGTCGCTGGGGGCGTGCTTTGAGGGTGGGCCGAGGGGGCGCGGGCCGGATGTTGTGGTGAACTGCACGGGGCTTGGGGCGCGGGCGTTGTGCGCGGATCGGACGATCCGGCCGCTCTTCGGGCAGGTCGTGGTCGCGTCGTCCGAGGGGTTTGATCTGGGTCGGGCGATGGCGGACGAGCGCGATCCGAAGTCGGTGTTCTACGTGATTCCGCGGCGGGATGAGGTGATCATCGGCGGATGCACGGCGGAGTGGTCGGAGGCGTTCGCGGACGGGACGTTGCCCGGGCCGGATCCTGCGTTGACGGAGGCGATGCTGGCGCGGGCGGCGCGGTATGGGGTGGTGCCGCGAGAGGTGCTGCGCGTGGTGGCGGGTCTGCGGCCGTATCGGGACGCGGTGCGTGTGGAGCGTGATGCGGGGGATGCGCGGATCATCCACAACTATGGGCACGGGGGCTCGGGGTACACGATCGCGCGCGGGTGTGCGGAGGAAGTGGCATTGCTCGTGGATCAATCCTGACGGGAAGCGGCGTGGTCTGCATCAACCTTTCTTGCGGTCACACCACCGGAACAAACCCCATGATCCGAGCCGCGGTCATCGCCGCCTCACTCATTCCCCTCGCAGCGCCCGCGATCGCACAGAACGCTCCGCCAGCCTCGGCGAACGAGTCGTCGCCACTCTCGGCAGCTTCGCGCATCGAGATCCACGCCAGTCCGCTTCTGTCACTGCACATGCTGGTAAGGGCGGGCGCTGCGGGCGCGGACGTGCCCGCGTGCGTGGCGCCGGCCGTTGAGGCGATGAAGGCGACAGGAGACGAGGTGCAGTGGGCGGTGACGGATGCGTTGTTTGCGACGGCGGGGAGTCCCGCGGCGGCGCGGGAGGTCCTTGGCGCGATGGCCGGGCGCTTCCGTGAGGATGTCGGTCCGAAGGTGCTGGCGTATGTGGACGCGCTGGCGCAGGTGGAACCTGTGTTTCGGGGCGAGGTATGGCCGGCGCACGAGGCGAGAATCGCGGAGGCGAGGGCTGGGCTGGAAGTCGCGCTCGATGCGCATGGGCCTTCGTGCATCGCCCGGATCTGCGAGTTGCTGGGGATGAGGGATCCCGGCAAGGCGATCCCTGTGTATCTCGTCGCTGCCGCGCCCCCGCCCGGCGGGTTCACGGCCCTTTCGCCTCAGTTCGGCGCGGTGTGCATCGTGTCGATCGATGCGCATCAGGGTTCGGCGCTGGTGGAAGCGACGCTCCACGAGGCGATCCATGCTCTCGACACGCACACCCGCCAGCAGCAGCCCGCTTCCGTGCTCCAGTCGCTTCGCAAGGCGCTCGCGGACGCGGGCGTCGCCCAGACCGACCCCTTGATGCGGGATGTGCCGCACACGCTGATCTTCGCTGTCGCGGCGCACGTCACGCGCACCAGTGTTGATGCGTCGCACGTCGCGTACGGCGAGACCGGCGGGTATTACGCGAAGGTTGCCGATGCCCGCGAGGCGGTCCTCCCCGCGTTTCAACGCTACGTTGCGGGCGAGATCGACAGCACCGCCTTGGTTGCGGAGATCGTGAAGATCGCGACGAAGCCCGAGTGATTCAGGTCCCCATCGTTCTCATTGCTCGCCGGCAGATACGCTCGGTCTGGCGCGTCGGGCTTTGCTTGAGCCACGCGGCACAGACCTTCCTGACCCATGCGGGGTTGGACTTGGACGCGTCATTGAGCCAGTTGGCGACGGAGTCCTGCACGTACTTGGTGGGATCGGCGTTCAGGGGTTGCAGGATGGGGAGGCCGGGCGCGGGGTTGCGTTTGAGCGTGTCGAGGTGGGCGCACCAGACGCCGCGGGGACGGGTGATCTCACTGGCGTAGCGCCGGATGTTGGGGGACTTTGACGTGGTCCAGGGGAGGAGGAGGTCGAAGGATTCGTCGAGTGCTTCGGCGATGCGGGGGCGAAGGCCGATCCATGCCCACTCGCGGACGCCAGAGTTTGGATCATCGGCAAGGGGCTTGATGAGGGCGAGGCGTTTCTTGAGGGCGAAGCCGTCGGCGGCACCGATCGCGTAGCACGCCCAGCCGCGGACGGAATCGGAGGGGTGGGCGATGCACATGTCGATCGCGTCTTGCCCGTGCGCGTCGAGCAGCGCGTTGGCGACCATCTCCATGCGCTTGGTGATGCCGAGCCCTCCTTCGCCTCCGGCGAGCGTGCGGGGGAGGTTCCTGGCGGCTTCCGGCGAGACCACGCGGCACAACTTCGCGAAGTCAACCGACAGAATCTCCGCCAGGGTTGCTGACTCAATCTCGCCAGCGTTCAGTTCCTTCAGCGTCTTGGCGTCCACATCCGCCATGCGGCGTGCGCCCTTACGGGGCGAGAGAGGAGTGGAAGATGGGGTGGTGGGCTTTGGCATGGCAATGGAATGGGCAATGGGCAATGAGCAATGGGCAATGGGCAATGGGCAATGGAAGGGAGAGGGTATCGTCGGATCTGGAGGCACGAGTTCCTACGCTTCATCCATGCGTGAGTCCGAGTTACATGCGCACATCAGGGACCTGGCAGCGGGGATGACGGGTTCATACCCGCGCGTGCTCCTGGGTCCCGGTGATGATTGCGCGGTTGTCCGAACGGGTTCGCGCAGTGTTCTGACTGTCGATCAGGTTGTCGAGGGTCGGCACTTCGCGCCCGGCACGGCAATCGATCTGATAGCACGGAAGGCGGTTGCGCGTTCGATCTCTGATCTGGCGGCGATGGCGTGCCGCCCGGTCTGTGCGCTGGCGACGGGCCTCCTCCCCTCGGGGTATGGGCACGCGCGGGAGTTGACCGAGCGATTGCACCACTGGGCGAATCGATGGTCGTGCCCGATTGTCGGGGGCGACATTGCCACGTCGCCCGCCGGAACGCCGCTCTCGCTCACGGTCACGGCGCTCGGTGAACTGCGCGAGGATGAGCCCCCGATCACGCGTGCGGGAGCGCGACCGGGGGACGATGTCTATGTGACGGGCGCACTGGGCGGGTCGCTTGCGTCGGGGCGTCACCTTGTGTTTGAGCCGCGGGTGGAGGACGCGCTCTGGCTTCGTGCGACGCTGGGCACGGACCTGACATCGATGATA from Phycisphaeraceae bacterium includes the following:
- a CDS encoding PLP-dependent transferase, whose amino-acid sequence is MSTQSSHSPHAPHTASLKSVSKEFDSAREISPRRKSTEASTIDGLVAEQLAHFGIDPGSDYGQHLARFAGHLYAGHADLHAMWKDTVRELSTLSRQDRIERFAAQKFLCFQIAKILDTLQHPMRRTYQSIVDQAGQRSRKGPYPIFDNVTALFSAKPVITRTATYVYACAEWVDDAFQGKELMLEVYSRLLNPTSVSLANHIVDVEAGPLAHEYFAWNFNSGMAAVDAVLSHLVGYQDILLTSRNVYGGTYQLMHDWYGKVSNLDVSVNFFDGYSAEAFVKALDAVMVKEKARLAAGKQIYVYIESPCNPHGYVLDVPAICAEAHRRGLTVICDSTVGTPFLHRPLRRQDPMERPDFIIHSYTKDLAGHGGTTAGCVIGRNERMFMGKHESAQGTGPDGKPRTYSWDETLFWNVYYVKGAFLDADKAFEVLNGIHTLEIRLLQKVANTLTLAEVLGSHPDINVKCCAAPGDENSAIREKCMHMGFPPPLFTFDFEGKGDVPALDREAFKRFFDMLDPVFGHQVSLGQPNTVVLCPAITSHSEMSAQALKDAGISLTTTRVAVGTEDPRTLITHLIKAAASCIEPARPGFVAKFLSTEKIDAIYKKHYIDVHTRYVNAQPPMSELMK
- a CDS encoding MBL fold metallo-hydrolase; this translates as MISDVRFTFLGTGTSAGVPAIGCDCAVCTSADPRDRRLRTSSLIEFTDGKGMPRAVLIDAGPDLREQALRHGMKRLDAILFTHNHVDHTWGLDEVRRFNAIQDGPIEVYADSHTDAHLRRVYTHIFDRDRNVNDSFVATLIGHRVEPGRAFTVHGMRVTPVPLMHGKLQVLGYRLEAEGGDVIGVGSGPLPLAYCTDVSAIPPESWGMLKGLETLVLDALRDRRHPTHLTLDQALSIAERVDARRTYFVHMSHDLGHAETMARLEESGHAARAALAHDGLTLRA
- a CDS encoding biopolymer transporter ExbD: MRPIRATSSGSRYGGRPSRSASTAPDSLPDMTPMVDVVMVILIFFMASTALVGPELVLRARIATDDAPAAAAPLIAPASLAIRLRTDARATLATGLGLTDAPIESLIAHIQARTPMLRAASIPIIIDAAPTVPYQSVVDTIDALERAGVRDIALR
- a CDS encoding biopolymer transporter ExbD, producing MKPLATSTIRAEERHINVTPLIDVVMVMIIFFLIVGKLASDQISHLDLPPAVASPPAPEPGILIVNIPADGSVVVFGESLTTEGLRTRLREALATTPDLIVQIRADRSLTYASIAPIIESCRAESVSRVRLSTEGAQ
- a CDS encoding MotA/TolQ/ExbB proton channel family protein, whose amino-acid sequence is MDASSIAPGLSPALTLAQSPAADSGSIVMGLWPLFVQSFDLFSIVLILGSVAAVAIIVRNLFDVRAAVIAPKKSLDRIADLCRTGRLAELEHAIADDKSFIGDTLRPALGAKQAGRDAMHEAANLGASEAHAHWSRRVEPLAIIGNLAPLVGLAGTVWGMILAFASLSAAGGRASPTELSLGISKALMHTLLGLMLAIPALAFAAFFRARIERAVGRAVVVCAEAVDRLASGPKP
- a CDS encoding M28 family peptidase codes for the protein MVRIAVVAIICLFGSAGACAQEGAGLVAMEDEAGLPGIPYLKLARPELGALSDDTRALAAELRRDVEILATHIGPRGTFAPERYALAADFLMASLTKAGYEPKKIEVECHLGPSFNIEAILPGTEHPERVIVIGAHYDSVEGCPAANDNASGVAGVLAMARALRATPHAYTIRFMLYANEEPPHFNFNGMGSQIDAASCMKAGMNIRAMFCLETIGCYSAEKKSQTWPNDVLAAVLPSTGDFIAFVGMEKSKPAVRACAEAFERTGAFPLLAASVPPAIQMAMWSDHRGYDEHGYAAFMVTDTAPLRYQHYHKATDTPDKLDYESMARVVEGLIGMMRDGALRP
- a CDS encoding FKBP-type peptidyl-prolyl cis-trans isomerase, with the translated sequence MRITFAIIPALALFLGAPAFAQEAQPEMSEEQLRQLIEAAMAQQRPQPIPVPEGEVVNRQELEGGLIVEDIKIGEGFEIKPGGVVVAHYHGTLKDGGSVFDSSFERGEPVAFPLNGVIQGWGKGVPGMKVGGVRRLTIPSALAYGAQGAGSDIPPNADLVFVIQMVDALQVEDVEIGEGGAATFDCVPVTTHVVKDASGAVVSQATMENPYIWIPGEFNALQFGVDGMRVGGTRILKVPSQMAFIPAQFGSTIPQNVPLTIELKLVAVRNLGMPEQ
- a CDS encoding FAD-dependent oxidoreductase yields the protein MADVVVLGAGVIGLTTALTLEERGHRVRVIAASTGASVTSSVAGAIWFPFWAEPRERVSRWASVTRRWLTDLSRNDASAGVDVLRMLELDDNDQTPWWGTEIEDLELVEAARAGEAARHWNGAPFAWRFTAPRVDPRFHMKWLTSRMERPVEVGRVESLGACFEGGPRGRGPDVVVNCTGLGARALCADRTIRPLFGQVVVASSEGFDLGRAMADERDPKSVFYVIPRRDEVIIGGCTAEWSEAFADGTLPGPDPALTEAMLARAARYGVVPREVLRVVAGLRPYRDAVRVERDAGDARIIHNYGHGGSGYTIARGCAEEVALLVDQS
- a CDS encoding thiamine-monophosphate kinase, with the translated sequence MRESELHAHIRDLAAGMTGSYPRVLLGPGDDCAVVRTGSRSVLTVDQVVEGRHFAPGTAIDLIARKAVARSISDLAAMACRPVCALATGLLPSGYGHARELTERLHHWANRWSCPIVGGDIATSPAGTPLSLTVTALGELREDEPPITRAGARPGDDVYVTGALGGSLASGRHLVFEPRVEDALWLRATLGTDLTSMIDLSDGLGRDGARIAVASGVIVEVDAASLPLHAGTGGWQHAIGDGEDYELLFTVRRSLGSVARSPYGTPLTRIGRVVALGSDRSTSACIVHLPDGTVIDASEMGWDHT